A window from Bacteroidota bacterium encodes these proteins:
- a CDS encoding LacI family transcriptional regulator yields MQHSTLKKLSDTLGVSISTVSRALKGHPDVSEDTRKKVKDLAEALEYEPNNNAVQLRTRKSNVLGIMVPVLDNFFYDSFIAAVEEDARVQGYSVLIMQSRDQLELETSCLQLFRKKMVTGLLASLSIEIEDMTPFKKLNEAGIPVIFFDRVPVEKGFYKVCQSDEKSAATAAEVIIKKKKKKVLALFGHPHLSITQVRCASFKEVFQRLAPKTEVDIFYPESIAGAEELVLSLLKQGKKYDVVFCMGDLILIGAMHAIHELDLKIPEEIGIISISNGLIPTMYKPKITHVETSGNKLGKLAFAQMLSSLQEKPIAEEVFLESVLVEGGSL; encoded by the coding sequence ATGCAGCACAGTACACTCAAAAAACTTTCAGACACTTTAGGTGTCAGTATCTCCACCGTATCCCGTGCATTAAAGGGTCATCCTGACGTATCGGAGGATACCCGTAAAAAAGTAAAAGATCTTGCCGAAGCACTCGAGTATGAGCCAAATAATAATGCCGTTCAGTTAAGGACACGCAAAAGCAATGTATTAGGAATTATGGTACCGGTGCTTGATAATTTCTTTTACGATTCATTTATTGCTGCAGTGGAGGAAGATGCAAGAGTGCAGGGTTATTCAGTACTTATTATGCAGTCGAGAGACCAACTTGAGCTCGAAACTTCATGCCTGCAATTGTTCAGAAAAAAAATGGTGACAGGCTTGCTGGCATCACTTTCAATAGAGATCGAGGATATGACTCCATTTAAAAAACTGAATGAAGCAGGTATACCGGTTATTTTTTTTGACCGGGTACCAGTTGAAAAAGGTTTTTATAAAGTATGTCAGTCCGACGAAAAATCTGCGGCTACTGCTGCCGAAGTGATCATTAAAAAGAAAAAAAAGAAAGTGCTTGCGTTGTTTGGTCATCCGCATTTAAGTATAACACAGGTAAGATGCGCATCTTTCAAAGAAGTTTTTCAAAGGCTTGCACCTAAGACAGAAGTGGATATTTTCTACCCTGAAAGTATTGCGGGTGCTGAGGAACTGGTTCTTTCTTTATTAAAGCAAGGGAAAAAATATGATGTGGTTTTTTGTATGGGTGATTTGATCCTGATCGGTGCCATGCATGCCATTCACGAACTGGATCTAAAAATTCCTGAAGAGATCGGGATCATCAGTATCAGTAATGGACTGATACCAACAATGTATAAACCTAAGATCACCCATGTGGAAACCAGCGGCAATAAACTTGGTAAACTGGCATTTGCTCAAATGTTATCGAGTCTGCAAGAAAAACCAATTGCAGAGGAAGTTTTTCTCGAATCGGTGCTGGTAGAAGGCGGCTCGTTGTAA
- a CDS encoding DUF3179 domain-containing protein, whose amino-acid sequence MKKYFWLGFLGLLLFEIANVYFIMPMPGSQQMNSIDLAYFLHKWRWIFRALFGLILIVGLLKSNWRRKWVPAVPILLLAAVVFMANFKMAADAMFKQPKQVLLVNAQTNKVDLNRLVLGVSINGEAKAYPIQFLGYHHHIQDTVGGKTILVTYCTVCRTGRVFEPMVNGKKEKFRLVGMDHFNAMLEDATTKSWWRQVNGEAIAGKLKGQQLPEVLSTQTTLAEWLQLNPSSLIMQADPAFINKYDSTMKYESGASKSKLTGTDSLSWKDKSWVVGIKTGKASKAYDWNQLKMERMIQDTIGNTPILLVLATDNKSFFAFEKHAPEANVDLRNDTLIFNNRRYRIDGKGIDTSGSLKLLPASQEFWHSWRTFYPATTKY is encoded by the coding sequence ATGAAAAAATATTTTTGGCTCGGCTTCTTAGGATTGCTACTGTTTGAAATTGCGAATGTTTATTTCATTATGCCCATGCCGGGTAGCCAGCAGATGAATAGTATTGATCTTGCCTATTTTTTACACAAATGGCGTTGGATATTCAGAGCCCTTTTTGGATTGATACTAATAGTTGGATTGTTGAAATCAAACTGGAGAAGAAAATGGGTGCCTGCAGTTCCCATTCTGCTACTTGCTGCAGTTGTATTTATGGCAAATTTCAAAATGGCGGCTGATGCTATGTTTAAGCAGCCTAAACAAGTATTACTGGTAAACGCACAAACCAATAAAGTTGATTTGAACAGGCTGGTGCTTGGCGTTTCAATTAATGGAGAAGCCAAAGCTTATCCAATTCAGTTTTTAGGATATCATCATCATATACAAGATACCGTTGGCGGCAAAACTATACTGGTAACTTATTGTACTGTTTGCAGAACAGGCAGAGTGTTTGAACCAATGGTAAATGGCAAAAAAGAAAAATTCAGGCTGGTAGGCATGGATCATTTTAATGCTATGCTGGAAGATGCCACAACCAAAAGCTGGTGGCGGCAGGTAAATGGTGAAGCTATTGCAGGAAAATTAAAAGGTCAACAATTACCCGAAGTGCTCAGCACTCAAACAACATTGGCTGAGTGGTTGCAGTTAAATCCTTCTTCACTCATCATGCAGGCAGATCCGGCATTTATAAATAAATATGACAGTACAATGAAATATGAAAGTGGCGCCAGCAAAAGTAAACTCACAGGTACCGATTCGCTTTCATGGAAAGATAAATCCTGGGTAGTTGGGATAAAAACCGGCAAAGCAAGTAAGGCTTATGACTGGAACCAATTAAAGATGGAGCGAATGATACAGGATACGATTGGCAATACACCTATTTTATTGGTTCTTGCAACCGATAACAAAAGCTTTTTTGCTTTTGAAAAACATGCACCGGAAGCAAATGTGGATTTAAGAAATGATACATTGATTTTTAATAACCGGCGATATCGCATCGATGGAAAAGGAATTGATACTTCTGGTTCACTAAAACTTTTGCCGGCTTCCCAGGAGTTCTGGCATAGTTGGCGTACGTTCTATCCCGCCACAACGAAATACTAA
- a CDS encoding vanadium-dependent haloperoxidase, with product MPLTLLAVVSCSEKGKSDYSRVFDDQLIYCKTVKKLNDVVLENNFPPMIGSRNYVYANIAAYECVAAGDPSYQSLSGQIKHMPPMPKPETGKTIDFSLAALFACSKVGNAVTFPEGSMMGYYDELKKTAESIGMPSEVLQNTIQFSDSIVAAIMRWSKKDNYAQTRTAERYTVLNDVSGRWIPTPPMYGTAVEPHWNEIRPMVMDSASQFKPIPPPIFDIKNKNSVYYQALMEVKTIGENLTDEHKHIADFWDDNPFKMNVAGHVMFATKRFSPPGHWMNIVGIGAKAAKADFNTTVAAYAQTSIALFDAFISCWDEKFRSNYVRPETEINKIDEDWRPYIQTPPFPSYTSGHATNSAAASEVMTAWFGDNLSFTDTSLLEFGIANREIKSFREAAKEAAMSRLYGGIHYRFDNDNGAAAGRKLGAYLVSRLKLKK from the coding sequence ATGCCTTTAACGCTGCTTGCTGTTGTAAGCTGCAGTGAAAAAGGTAAATCTGATTATTCAAGAGTTTTCGATGACCAACTTATTTATTGCAAAACAGTTAAAAAGCTGAATGATGTTGTACTGGAAAATAATTTTCCGCCAATGATCGGAAGCCGTAATTATGTATATGCAAATATTGCTGCATATGAATGTGTCGCAGCAGGCGACCCGTCCTATCAATCTTTATCAGGCCAGATCAAACATATGCCACCAATGCCGAAACCTGAAACAGGAAAAACGATTGACTTTTCGCTGGCCGCATTATTTGCATGTTCAAAAGTGGGTAATGCTGTTACTTTTCCTGAGGGTAGCATGATGGGATATTATGATGAACTGAAAAAAACGGCAGAGAGTATCGGGATGCCTTCAGAAGTTTTACAAAATACAATTCAGTTTTCTGATTCAATTGTAGCTGCAATAATGAGATGGAGTAAAAAGGATAACTATGCTCAAACAAGAACGGCAGAAAGATACACTGTACTGAACGATGTATCAGGTCGCTGGATACCTACACCACCCATGTACGGTACCGCAGTTGAACCGCATTGGAATGAAATAAGACCAATGGTAATGGACTCTGCATCGCAGTTCAAACCTATACCTCCTCCTATCTTTGATATAAAAAATAAAAACAGTGTTTATTACCAGGCATTGATGGAAGTAAAAACGATTGGAGAAAACCTTACGGATGAACACAAACATATAGCCGACTTCTGGGATGATAATCCTTTTAAGATGAATGTAGCGGGTCATGTTATGTTTGCTACTAAAAGATTTTCACCGCCCGGTCACTGGATGAATATTGTAGGTATTGGTGCTAAAGCAGCAAAGGCTGATTTTAATACCACCGTTGCAGCTTATGCGCAAACATCTATTGCATTGTTCGATGCTTTTATCAGCTGCTGGGATGAAAAATTCAGGAGTAACTATGTAAGACCCGAAACGGAGATCAATAAGATCGATGAAGACTGGCGTCCTTATATACAAACACCGCCGTTCCCTTCTTATACAAGCGGGCATGCAACCAACTCTGCCGCAGCAAGTGAAGTAATGACGGCATGGTTTGGTGATAACCTATCCTTTACAGATACATCATTACTTGAATTTGGCATTGCCAACAGAGAAATAAAATCTTTTCGTGAAGCAGCAAAAGAAGCAGCCATGTCAAGATTATATGGAGGCATTCATTATCGTTTTGATAATGATAATGGCGCAGCCGCAGGAAGAAAACTGGGTGCCTATTTAGTATCAAGACTTAAATTAAAAAAATAA
- a CDS encoding T9SS type B sorting domain-containing protein produces MKGYFHKKYINVLLAVFGSLILQTINAQICTPDIFFKHYDGNAAVYTSKVITTTQGDILSVGGVLKINGEFVDATDGWLTKLSPRGTVLWSKRYFVPGFNSGSFISVENATDSSYLVTARFGKYKKRFDGTLEELDAASFLIHIDKFGNVLWVKRMNNYVNDSILSSITRLQDNSFIIAGSIIKSSIPKLLLLNFNLNGTVWWDKILYVDSAQLGTPLVKQLSNGTVIIAGATLKYNSTFSFFTDMGWYIHKIDPVTGSFIRSSGLYINAPTDRSVPLESISNILELPNDTLALSTSYSGLNFFGIDPGSREAMILKTSSSGQFYSADGYLNTVPGCRLMDAQYINGKFRLLVDDGFKTLYAELNRAGDITSQMAYGNVYSLIQGYKLLDGEPSIRSFYTGRRQYPLIGLMKAEPDGSINCMQTPSQLIKDPITSTYRTEGVTVDYIRPSFPFVFEDIGQSVSWANYNFNTNIDCVVTCCDNIRSDTTQTQLCNSLSYRLPDNSVVRETGMYYVNVKNANNCDSIAYYDIQFLKKPVINLGEDTCFVNTAPIVLRADSGYTSYNWMGTDISDHTYTATTPGKYTLSITNRCGTGVDEIIIYEDCEFPVYMPTGFTPGNDGLNDYYNYPIQNKNRLISLDIYNRFGQRVFFTTDRSKGWNGKLSNMEQATGLYVYILRVETLDGRPLVKKGSFVLIR; encoded by the coding sequence ATGAAGGGGTATTTCCATAAAAAATATATCAATGTATTGCTGGCGGTATTTGGAAGTTTGATCTTACAAACTATCAATGCACAAATATGCACACCCGATATATTTTTTAAACACTACGATGGTAATGCTGCTGTTTATACAAGCAAAGTTATCACTACAACCCAGGGAGATATTCTTTCAGTTGGCGGAGTACTTAAAATAAACGGAGAATTCGTAGATGCTACTGATGGCTGGTTAACCAAACTTTCACCGAGAGGTACGGTGCTTTGGTCAAAAAGATATTTTGTACCGGGATTTAATTCAGGCAGTTTTATATCAGTTGAAAATGCAACTGACAGTTCATACCTCGTAACTGCCCGTTTCGGAAAATATAAGAAGAGATTCGACGGCACGTTGGAAGAACTGGATGCTGCTTCGTTTTTAATTCATATCGATAAGTTTGGAAATGTGTTATGGGTAAAAAGAATGAACAACTATGTAAATGATTCGATCCTTTCTTCTATTACACGATTACAGGATAACTCATTTATAATTGCAGGGTCCATTATCAAAAGTTCAATCCCAAAACTGTTGTTATTAAATTTTAATCTTAATGGAACTGTCTGGTGGGATAAGATACTATATGTTGATAGTGCACAACTCGGCACTCCGCTCGTAAAACAATTGAGTAACGGCACGGTCATCATTGCCGGGGCCACTCTTAAATATAATTCGACCTTTTCTTTTTTTACCGATATGGGATGGTATATACATAAAATTGATCCTGTAACAGGAAGTTTTATCCGCTCATCCGGTCTTTATATTAATGCTCCCACTGATAGGAGTGTGCCATTAGAAAGCATCAGTAATATATTAGAACTGCCCAATGATACACTTGCTCTTTCTACTTCATATTCCGGATTAAATTTTTTCGGCATAGATCCCGGATCAAGAGAAGCGATGATATTAAAGACAAGTTCAAGTGGGCAATTTTATAGTGCAGACGGCTATCTTAATACTGTGCCGGGTTGTCGTTTAATGGATGCTCAATATATAAACGGGAAATTCAGACTGTTGGTGGATGATGGTTTTAAAACATTGTATGCTGAACTGAACAGGGCCGGTGATATAACAAGCCAGATGGCCTATGGAAATGTTTATAGTTTAATACAGGGTTATAAGTTGCTGGATGGCGAGCCTTCTATCCGTTCTTTTTATACAGGTCGGAGGCAATATCCTTTGATTGGATTGATGAAGGCTGAACCGGATGGTTCTATCAATTGCATGCAAACTCCATCACAGTTAATAAAGGATCCGATCACATCAACATACCGGACAGAAGGTGTAACTGTTGATTATATCAGGCCTTCGTTTCCTTTTGTTTTCGAAGACATAGGCCAATCCGTCAGTTGGGCAAATTACAATTTCAATACAAATATTGATTGCGTTGTTACCTGTTGTGATAATATCCGGTCGGATACAACACAAACACAATTATGCAATTCATTAAGCTATCGGCTGCCGGATAATTCTGTTGTACGGGAAACGGGAATGTATTATGTGAATGTAAAAAATGCAAACAATTGTGACAGCATCGCTTATTATGATATTCAATTTTTAAAAAAACCGGTTATCAACCTCGGTGAGGATACTTGTTTTGTAAATACTGCACCAATTGTTTTGCGTGCAGACTCAGGGTATACAAGTTATAACTGGATGGGAACAGATATTTCAGATCATACCTACACCGCCACAACTCCTGGTAAGTACACACTCAGTATTACCAATCGATGCGGCACTGGTGTGGATGAGATCATTATTTATGAAGATTGTGAGTTTCCGGTTTATATGCCAACAGGGTTTACACCGGGCAATGATGGTTTGAATGATTATTATAATTACCCGATTCAAAATAAGAACCGGCTTATCAGCCTGGATATTTATAACAGGTTCGGTCAACGGGTCTTTTTTACCACCGATAGGTCGAAGGGCTGGAATGGAAAACTTAGTAATATGGAACAGGCAACGGGGCTTTATGTATACATCCTTCGAGTGGAAACACTGGATGGCCGGCCCTTGGTAAAAAAGGGTTCATTTGTGCTTATCCGATGA
- a CDS encoding glycoside hydrolase family 65 protein, protein MIRLLFISGFAMLANISIAQDAWKIKADKIDLNNYYGITVANGMIGIVSSPEPFKVKDVVLAGAYDLYGRGRVSNFLKSFNLLNMYLEIDNKRIDARSAAGMQQELDMRNASFTTSFDYGDKATVSYTYYSLRHLPYTVLMDVSITAKKDINITGASVMEAPDAMKDVQNYYNEIDRPHVVISLLTSTAKSPTGKLQMCASNTFLFSENHGNEPRVIHEMWDNNMHLMKFSRKIKAGETYRFSIAGSSITSAHHDDPLNEAERATIFAKLEGRERLLNFHTKAWDELWKSDIVIEGDAQSQQDVHSMLYHLYSFSREGTALSPSPMGLSGLGYNGHVFWDTDLWMFPAVLVLHPEIAKSMVEYRYQRLEAAKRNAFSKGYKGAMYPWESAETGVEETPVWALSGPFEHHITACVGIAAWNYYCVTQDKNWLREKGYPILSATADFWASRVERNGAGKYDIKNVVAADEWAENVDNNAFTNAAAISNLKFATEAAKILGISPNADWMHVAENIPVLKLDNGVTKEHATYNGEGIKQADVNLLSYPLKYITDLAQVKKDLQYYETRVPNEGTPAMTQAIFSLLYARIGDPEKAWHWFKDAYLSNLNPPFRVIAETKGGTNPYFATGAGGIVQSLLMGFGGLDITPNGIVQLKSVLPANWKSLTITGVGPERKTYKVSK, encoded by the coding sequence ATGATACGCTTGCTGTTCATTTCAGGGTTTGCAATGTTAGCTAATATTTCGATTGCGCAGGATGCCTGGAAAATTAAAGCTGATAAAATTGATTTAAATAATTACTATGGTATCACGGTGGCCAACGGTATGATCGGAATAGTTTCTTCTCCAGAGCCATTTAAGGTAAAAGACGTGGTGCTGGCCGGGGCCTACGACTTATATGGCCGGGGCAGGGTAAGCAATTTTCTCAAAAGTTTTAACCTGCTGAACATGTACCTGGAGATCGATAATAAAAGAATTGATGCAAGATCAGCAGCCGGAATGCAGCAGGAACTGGATATGCGCAATGCCTCTTTTACTACTTCGTTTGATTATGGCGATAAAGCTACCGTTTCATATACCTACTATTCCCTCCGCCATTTGCCCTACACTGTTCTGATGGATGTAAGTATTACTGCAAAAAAAGATATTAATATTACTGGGGCAAGTGTAATGGAAGCTCCGGATGCAATGAAAGATGTTCAGAATTATTATAATGAAATTGACAGGCCACATGTGGTCATCAGCCTGCTTACTTCTACAGCCAAAAGTCCAACAGGTAAATTACAGATGTGTGCAAGCAATACATTTTTATTCAGCGAAAATCATGGCAATGAACCAAGAGTGATCCATGAAATGTGGGATAATAATATGCACCTGATGAAGTTCAGCCGAAAAATTAAAGCAGGCGAAACATATCGTTTTTCTATTGCAGGCTCTTCTATTACGTCCGCACACCATGACGATCCGTTGAATGAAGCTGAACGTGCCACCATTTTTGCAAAACTGGAAGGAAGAGAACGACTATTGAATTTTCATACTAAAGCATGGGATGAATTATGGAAAAGTGATATCGTTATAGAAGGAGATGCACAATCACAGCAGGATGTACATAGCATGCTTTATCATTTGTACTCTTTCTCAAGAGAAGGAACAGCCTTATCACCTTCACCAATGGGATTAAGCGGATTGGGATATAACGGCCATGTCTTCTGGGATACTGATCTATGGATGTTTCCGGCAGTACTCGTATTACATCCTGAAATTGCAAAAAGCATGGTGGAATATCGCTATCAAAGATTGGAAGCAGCAAAACGAAATGCTTTTAGTAAAGGATACAAAGGAGCTATGTATCCATGGGAGAGTGCAGAAACAGGAGTGGAGGAAACACCGGTATGGGCATTGAGTGGTCCGTTTGAACATCATATTACTGCTTGTGTTGGTATTGCTGCATGGAATTACTATTGTGTAACACAGGATAAAAACTGGTTACGTGAAAAAGGTTATCCTATTCTTTCTGCTACTGCCGATTTTTGGGCAAGCCGGGTGGAAAGAAATGGTGCTGGTAAATATGATATTAAAAATGTGGTAGCAGCTGATGAATGGGCCGAGAATGTTGACAACAATGCATTCACCAATGCGGCAGCTATTTCCAATTTAAAATTTGCAACAGAAGCAGCAAAGATTTTAGGAATATCTCCAAACGCAGACTGGATGCATGTAGCGGAAAATATTCCTGTACTAAAACTGGACAATGGAGTTACAAAAGAACATGCAACTTATAATGGAGAAGGAATAAAACAGGCCGATGTAAATCTTTTATCCTATCCCTTAAAATATATTACGGATCTGGCGCAGGTAAAAAAGGATCTGCAATACTATGAAACAAGGGTACCGAATGAAGGAACCCCGGCAATGACACAGGCTATCTTTTCATTACTTTATGCAAGGATAGGCGACCCTGAAAAAGCCTGGCATTGGTTTAAAGATGCCTATTTATCCAATCTAAATCCGCCATTCAGGGTAATAGCTGAGACAAAAGGGGGAACTAATCCCTATTTTGCTACCGGGGCTGGCGGAATTGTTCAATCTTTGCTGATGGGGTTTGGTGGACTGGATATTACACCGAATGGTATTGTGCAATTAAAGTCTGTTTTACCTGCAAATTGGAAAAGCCTGACCATAACAGGTGTGGGGCCAGAAAGGAAAACATACAAGGTTTCAAAGTAA
- a CDS encoding CRTAC1 family protein, with amino-acid sequence MLRTILKYSLASFLTLLLFFLFSCKEKKNETLFELVENSGISFLNKVENTKQFNIFSYRNFYNGGGVAIGDINNDSLPDVLMTSNTGVNKLFLNKGNFKFEDISAKAGIEQLGKWNTGVVMADVNSDGWLDIYICNAGYSKWKNKEGNALFINNHDLTFTDKAKEYGLDEKGYTTHAAFFDYDLDGDLDCYILNNSFIPVNTLNYSNKRELRAVDWPVEDFAKGGGDKLLKNENGKFIDVSAETNIYGSLIGFGLGVTVGDVNGDHYPDLYISNDFFERDYLYINQRNGTFKEELEQWIEHTSLASMGADLADVNNDGYPDIFTTDMLPDDEYRLKTTSSFDNIDVYQLKLKQGFYHQFQQNALQVNNRNGKFMETAHFSGVSATDWSWGALIFDADNDGLNDLYVCNGIYKDVIDQDFIDFFANDIIQKMVTTGEKEEVQKIIDSMPSVPVLNKAYRNNSNLKFSDEGLNWGFAQLSFSNGAAYGDLDNDGDLDMVVNNVNMPSFVYKNNSREISSNNYIGIQLKGKGANTYAIGSLIKIYCGNEIISREVIPSRGFQSSTDYKIIAGLGNKIVDSLLIEWPNKTVTKIQKPGINKTHNIQQTGNESFINDELLNKPQPIFENAITVFDKHTEDDFIDFYAERNVPVMLSKEGPNAATADVNKDGLMDIFIGGAKGQPGQLYLQTKNGFVKKQQGSFINDKPYEDVALSFFDCDNDGDEDLFIGAGGNNKTPRHRYLQHRLYRNNGKGDFTNDSTAFPVNFSNISVAIPMDYDSDGDLDLFVGGRNMSYSYGMDPYSYIYENNGKGKFTDVTEKLNAKILRIGMVTDAAWADVTGDKKNDLVITGEWMAPYVFTYTNGKFQETKTNLAHLSGWWQSIAIADMDGDGDNDMVLGNYGDNFYLRPDSANPVKLWVNDFDVNGIPDKVLSRTSKGKDITVFLKKDFTDAMPALKKENLKHHDFASKTIQTLFKPELLNTTTIKTFNYSKSVVAYNEGNGNYTIKELPLPAQLSSINAIVCNDINKDGKTDLILGGNITDCLPQFGRLDANYGLVLINKGKGIFEEMPSSQTGISLKGMVRDIKIIPGDNSNYLLFLRNDDYPAMYKFR; translated from the coding sequence ATGCTTCGCACTATATTAAAATATTCGCTTGCATCATTTCTTACACTCTTGTTGTTCTTTCTTTTTTCCTGTAAGGAGAAAAAGAATGAAACTCTTTTTGAGTTAGTTGAAAACTCCGGGATCAGTTTTTTAAATAAGGTTGAAAACACAAAGCAATTCAACATTTTCAGTTACCGGAATTTTTATAATGGTGGTGGCGTAGCCATCGGCGATATTAATAATGATAGCTTGCCCGATGTACTGATGACATCAAATACGGGCGTAAATAAATTATTCCTGAACAAAGGCAATTTTAAATTTGAAGATATATCTGCAAAAGCCGGAATTGAACAATTAGGAAAATGGAATACAGGTGTAGTAATGGCTGATGTGAACAGCGATGGCTGGCTGGATATTTATATCTGTAATGCAGGATATAGTAAATGGAAGAACAAAGAAGGCAATGCTCTTTTTATTAATAATCACGACCTCACATTTACAGATAAAGCAAAAGAATACGGCCTTGATGAAAAGGGCTATACTACCCACGCTGCTTTTTTTGATTATGACCTTGATGGTGATCTGGACTGTTATATTCTCAACAACAGTTTTATTCCCGTCAATACCTTAAACTATTCCAATAAAAGAGAATTAAGGGCGGTAGACTGGCCAGTGGAAGATTTTGCAAAAGGCGGCGGCGATAAATTGCTGAAAAATGAAAATGGGAAATTTATTGATGTAAGCGCAGAAACAAATATTTACGGAAGCTTAATTGGTTTTGGATTGGGTGTAACGGTTGGCGATGTCAATGGCGATCATTATCCTGACTTGTACATTTCCAACGACTTTTTTGAAAGGGACTATTTATACATCAATCAACGTAACGGAACTTTTAAAGAAGAATTAGAGCAATGGATAGAACATACCAGCCTAGCTTCAATGGGCGCCGATCTTGCTGATGTAAATAATGATGGCTATCCGGATATTTTTACAACAGACATGTTGCCTGATGATGAATATCGCCTGAAAACAACTTCTTCATTTGATAATATTGATGTTTACCAGCTAAAACTAAAACAGGGGTTCTATCACCAGTTCCAGCAAAATGCTTTGCAGGTAAATAACAGGAATGGAAAGTTCATGGAAACAGCACACTTCAGCGGCGTATCTGCTACAGACTGGAGCTGGGGCGCATTGATCTTTGATGCAGATAATGACGGATTGAATGACTTGTATGTTTGTAATGGGATTTACAAAGATGTAATTGACCAGGACTTCATCGATTTTTTTGCAAATGATATCATTCAGAAAATGGTAACGACCGGTGAAAAAGAAGAAGTGCAAAAAATTATAGATAGTATGCCCTCTGTACCGGTGTTAAATAAAGCGTACAGGAATAATAGTAATCTGAAATTTTCTGATGAAGGCTTGAATTGGGGATTTGCACAACTATCTTTTTCAAATGGTGCTGCATATGGTGATCTGGATAATGATGGCGACCTTGATATGGTAGTGAACAACGTTAACATGCCATCGTTTGTATATAAAAACAACAGCCGGGAGATTTCATCTAATAACTATATCGGAATACAACTAAAGGGTAAAGGTGCTAATACCTATGCGATTGGCAGTCTTATAAAAATTTATTGTGGCAACGAGATCATAAGTCGCGAAGTGATACCCAGTCGTGGTTTTCAAAGTAGTACTGATTATAAAATTATCGCTGGTCTTGGAAACAAAATAGTAGACTCTTTATTGATCGAATGGCCCAACAAAACAGTTACTAAGATCCAGAAACCGGGGATCAATAAGACACACAATATTCAGCAAACGGGTAATGAATCATTCATCAATGATGAATTGTTAAATAAGCCACAACCAATTTTTGAGAATGCAATTACTGTTTTTGATAAGCATACTGAAGATGATTTTATCGATTTTTATGCTGAAAGAAATGTTCCGGTGATGCTTTCAAAAGAGGGGCCGAATGCAGCCACGGCGGATGTAAACAAAGATGGATTGATGGATATATTTATCGGTGGTGCAAAAGGTCAACCCGGACAGTTATACCTACAAACAAAGAATGGCTTTGTAAAAAAACAACAGGGCTCATTTATTAATGATAAGCCATATGAAGATGTGGCATTGAGTTTTTTTGATTGTGATAATGATGGTGATGAAGATTTATTTATCGGCGCCGGAGGTAACAACAAAACTCCCAGGCACCGTTACTTGCAACATAGATTATATCGCAACAATGGGAAAGGGGATTTTACAAATGACTCAACTGCATTCCCGGTTAATTTTTCAAACATTTCTGTAGCTATTCCTATGGATTATGATAGTGATGGTGACCTTGACTTGTTTGTCGGGGGCAGAAACATGTCATACAGTTACGGAATGGATCCTTACAGTTATATCTATGAAAACAATGGCAAAGGAAAGTTTACTGACGTAACAGAAAAACTGAACGCTAAGATTTTAAGAATAGGAATGGTGACTGATGCCGCATGGGCAGATGTAACAGGGGATAAAAAAAACGACCTGGTGATTACCGGCGAATGGATGGCTCCTTATGTGTTTACATACACGAATGGAAAATTCCAGGAAACGAAAACCAATTTGGCCCATCTTTCAGGTTGGTGGCAGTCAATAGCGATCGCTGATATGGATGGCGACGGGGACAACGATATGGTGTTGGGTAATTATGGAGATAATTTTTATTTGCGACCTGATTCCGCTAATCCTGTAAAACTCTGGGTAAATGATTTTGATGTAAATGGTATTCCCGATAAAGTTCTTTCAAGAACAAGTAAAGGAAAAGACATAACCGTTTTTTTGAAAAAAGATTTTACAGACGCAATGCCAGCGTTGAAAAAGGAAAATCTGAAGCATCATGATTTTGCCAGTAAAACAATTCAGACGCTTTTTAAGCCGGAGTTGCTCAACACAACGACTATAAAAACATTTAACTATAGTAAAAGTGTAGTGGCGTATAATGAAGGTAATGGCAATTACACCATTAAAGAATTGCCTTTACCGGCCCAGTTGTCAAGCATTAATGCGATTGTATGCAATGATATTAATAAGGATGGCAAAACAGATTTAATATTAGGTGGAAATATTACGGACTGTTTACCTCAGTTCGGAAGATTGGATGCAAACTACGGGCTGGTGCTTATCAATAAAGGGAAGGGAATATTTGAGGAAATGCCTTCTTCGCAAACCGGTATTTCTTTAAAAGGAATGGTGCGGGATATAAAAATAATTCCGGGAGACAATAGTAATTATTTATTGTTTTTAAGAAATGATGATTACCCGGCCATGTATAAATTTCGTTAA